The following proteins are encoded in a genomic region of Enterocloster clostridioformis:
- a CDS encoding PTS sugar transporter subunit IIB: MKRILVACGNGIATSTVVATKIREKCEDNGIPVSVTQCKLLEVESKADDFDLLVTTGKFTGGNVNIPVVGAISLLTGINEDATLNELLSYLK; this comes from the coding sequence ATGAAGCGTATATTAGTGGCATGTGGAAATGGAATCGCAACATCAACCGTAGTGGCAACCAAGATCAGGGAGAAATGTGAGGACAATGGAATCCCGGTATCAGTAACCCAGTGCAAGCTTCTGGAGGTGGAATCCAAGGCAGATGATTTTGATTTGCTGGTTACGACGGGAAAGTTCACGGGCGGCAATGTGAATATTCCGGTGGTAGGCGCCATTTCCCTGCTGACAGGAATTAACGAGGACGCGACGCTGAATGAGCTTCTGTCCTATCTGAAGTAA
- a CDS encoding sigma 54-interacting transcriptional regulator, with product MEEQILQIIKDEDSKNPLTDEEIASRLQVFREDVTTVRRKHHIPDSRKRRKPVIFEDMKRILTENPGLSDRGLTRMLEDAGYRIGKYAAGKLREELLELWIPSGVCREKENASPAPEYAKHAEYAEHTESGAEDDRANVFSAFVGFDGSMKTQITRAQAAVLYPPRGLHCLIYGPSGVGKSFLAELMHEYACGSENFGKDAPYFEFNCADYADNPQLLLAQLFGYSRGAFTGAADNKKGVVELCNGGILFLDEVHRLPPEGQEILFYLMDKGRFRRLGEVDTQRESHVMVIAATTENPQSSLLLTFRRRIPMVIEIPSLKDRPAGEKLQFILRFFQWESRRLGKQIKIRQQALWCLLGGDCPGNVGQLKSDIQVCCAKAFLEGRARKDGRITVSFPSLTENLRKGYVPDRITKEIKELCPDDCYVFPDDSGEDAGKSGTETFLEGFNIYESLEEKYDQLLRDGLRERDIEVQLTDEIESRFQRHIHEFQKSGIREDEIASIVGDDILSMTRDICELARKRLPGLEEQVVFPLAIHLNMAMERMRSHGRMVYPGMENIRQQSYEDYEAACYAVDEIQKKYYLTLPEEEKAFLAMYFRKFRKKDMAQEGKIAVLVVSHGPVASAMAQVANAIMGTEHAVGVDMNLWDTPAQMAEKTVDMARRVNQGKGCIVLADMGSLLNVGQKIREETGMRVRVLSRTDTMMVVEAVRKTMWTDESLNEIADELDKIKLTGTREQAEARKKAILCLCITGQGAAVKLKEHLTERLKSNLSGTVIVTRGYIEDSSIERIIANTEKEYEILAIVGTINPESGTYPFISVSRIYSPEGIGELRGILKRSAMFEENQLSEVISPDHIYIRTEAEFKDQIIDEAVGHMEEEGLVRQEFLLSVYKREGMMTTRLSQGIAIPHGDPGLVTKPVISVTKLDKPVLWDGVNTVDVIFILGIQEDSRKYFEQLYQIISDESMVSAIRASRTREEIWNLLCKNTKLVN from the coding sequence ATGGAAGAACAGATATTGCAAATCATAAAAGATGAGGACAGTAAGAATCCCCTGACAGACGAGGAGATAGCGTCCCGCCTGCAGGTGTTCAGGGAGGATGTGACCACGGTGCGCCGGAAGCACCATATACCTGATTCCAGGAAGAGGAGGAAGCCGGTCATATTTGAGGACATGAAGAGGATTCTGACAGAAAATCCGGGCTTGTCTGACAGAGGGCTTACCAGGATGTTGGAGGATGCCGGCTACAGGATAGGAAAATATGCCGCGGGCAAGCTGCGGGAAGAACTGTTGGAGTTATGGATTCCTTCCGGCGTCTGCCGGGAGAAGGAAAACGCCAGCCCGGCACCGGAATATGCGAAACATGCGGAATATGCGGAACATACAGAATCCGGGGCCGAGGATGACAGGGCAAATGTGTTCAGCGCTTTTGTGGGGTTTGACGGAAGCATGAAGACTCAGATTACCCGTGCCCAGGCAGCCGTATTGTATCCTCCCAGGGGGCTGCACTGCCTTATATACGGACCTTCGGGCGTGGGAAAGAGCTTTCTGGCTGAGCTCATGCATGAGTATGCCTGCGGTTCGGAAAATTTTGGAAAGGACGCTCCCTATTTTGAGTTTAACTGCGCGGATTATGCGGATAATCCCCAGCTTCTGCTGGCCCAGCTCTTCGGATACAGCAGGGGGGCATTCACCGGCGCCGCTGACAATAAAAAGGGAGTGGTGGAGCTGTGCAATGGGGGAATCCTGTTTCTGGACGAGGTGCACAGGCTTCCGCCGGAGGGCCAGGAGATCCTTTTCTACCTGATGGATAAGGGAAGGTTCAGACGCCTGGGGGAAGTGGATACCCAGCGGGAGAGCCATGTGATGGTTATTGCCGCGACCACGGAAAATCCTCAGAGCTCCCTGCTTCTGACCTTCAGGCGCAGAATTCCCATGGTCATAGAAATTCCTTCCTTAAAGGACCGGCCGGCGGGAGAGAAGCTGCAGTTTATCCTGCGTTTTTTTCAGTGGGAATCCAGGCGTCTGGGGAAACAGATAAAAATAAGACAGCAGGCGCTGTGGTGCCTGCTGGGCGGGGACTGCCCCGGCAATGTGGGACAGCTTAAATCAGATATCCAGGTGTGCTGCGCCAAAGCGTTTTTGGAAGGGCGGGCCAGAAAGGACGGGCGTATCACCGTGTCTTTCCCGAGCCTGACTGAGAACCTGAGGAAGGGGTATGTACCTGACCGGATTACCAAGGAGATAAAGGAGCTGTGCCCGGACGACTGTTATGTATTTCCCGATGATTCCGGGGAGGATGCCGGGAAATCCGGAACGGAAACCTTTCTGGAGGGCTTTAACATATATGAATCCCTGGAGGAAAAGTATGACCAGCTGCTGAGAGACGGCCTGAGGGAACGGGACATCGAAGTCCAGCTCACCGACGAGATAGAGTCCAGATTCCAGCGCCATATCCATGAATTCCAGAAGTCGGGCATCCGGGAGGACGAGATTGCTTCCATCGTGGGGGACGACATCCTGAGCATGACAAGGGATATCTGTGAACTGGCCAGGAAACGGCTTCCGGGGCTGGAGGAACAGGTGGTGTTTCCTCTGGCTATTCATCTGAACATGGCCATGGAGAGGATGCGCAGCCATGGGCGTATGGTTTACCCCGGCATGGAAAATATTCGTCAGCAGTCCTACGAAGATTATGAGGCCGCCTGCTATGCCGTGGATGAAATACAAAAAAAGTATTATCTCACTCTGCCGGAGGAGGAAAAGGCATTCCTGGCCATGTACTTTAGGAAATTCAGAAAAAAGGACATGGCCCAGGAGGGGAAGATTGCGGTGCTGGTGGTATCCCACGGTCCGGTGGCCAGCGCAATGGCCCAGGTTGCCAATGCCATCATGGGAACGGAACACGCCGTTGGTGTGGATATGAACCTGTGGGATACGCCGGCCCAGATGGCGGAAAAGACAGTGGATATGGCCAGGCGCGTAAACCAGGGAAAAGGCTGCATCGTGCTGGCGGACATGGGGTCTCTCCTGAATGTGGGCCAGAAGATTCGGGAGGAGACAGGTATGCGGGTCCGCGTGCTGTCACGCACAGACACCATGATGGTGGTGGAAGCAGTGCGCAAGACCATGTGGACAGACGAATCCCTGAACGAGATTGCGGATGAGCTGGACAAGATAAAGCTTACCGGAACCAGGGAACAGGCGGAAGCCAGGAAAAAGGCGATTCTGTGCCTGTGCATCACAGGCCAGGGGGCCGCCGTGAAATTGAAGGAGCATCTGACGGAGCGCCTGAAGAGCAACCTGTCCGGGACGGTTATAGTGACCAGGGGATATATTGAGGATTCCAGCATTGAACGCATCATTGCCAACACGGAAAAGGAGTATGAGATACTGGCCATTGTGGGCACCATTAATCCGGAGTCAGGCACCTATCCGTTTATATCTGTAAGCCGGATCTACAGCCCGGAGGGCATCGGGGAGCTTCGCGGCATATTAAAGCGGAGCGCCATGTTCGAGGAAAACCAGCTGTCAGAGGTTATCTCCCCGGACCATATTTATATAAGGACAGAGGCGGAGTTCAAGGACCAAATTATAGATGAGGCAGTGGGACATATGGAAGAGGAAGGATTGGTCCGGCAGGAATTCCTTCTCAGCGTCTATAAACGGGAGGGAATGATGACCACCCGGCTCAGCCAGGGTATTGCCATTCCCCACGGCGACCCCGGATTGGTTACAAAACCAGTCATTTCCGTTACAAAATTAGACAAACCTGTTTTGTGGGATGGGGTCAACACTGTGGATGTTATTTTTATACTGGGGATTCAGGAAGATTCCAGAAAATATTTTGAACAGCTGTATCAGATTATTTCTGATGAATCTATGGTTTCTGCCATCCGTGCCAGCCGGACACGAGAAGAAATATGGAATCTGTTATGTAAAAATACAAAATTAGTCAATTAG
- a CDS encoding bifunctional 4-hydroxy-2-oxoglutarate aldolase/2-dehydro-3-deoxy-phosphogluconate aldolase, producing the protein MNIEKFPKVTVILRGYTYSQTRTVVRNLVGTCLGSVEITMNTPGALESIRKISQEFGGQIMVGAGTVLTYEEAVEAIEAGAAFLLSPTVFEKRILDLCRERGVVSVPGAFSPSEIRQSFLDGADIVKIFPAGRLGSRYVSDIQAPLGKMPLMVVGGIGTSNVQEYFAAGASFAGIGSGIFLKEDILNENEEGIRGSIAAMEEKMKSMEEKES; encoded by the coding sequence ATGAATATAGAGAAATTTCCGAAAGTGACAGTAATCTTAAGAGGCTATACCTATTCACAGACCCGCACGGTTGTCAGGAACCTGGTGGGGACCTGCTTAGGCTCCGTTGAAATTACCATGAATACTCCGGGAGCCCTGGAATCCATACGGAAAATCAGCCAGGAATTTGGAGGACAAATCATGGTGGGAGCCGGCACGGTCCTTACCTATGAAGAAGCCGTGGAGGCCATTGAGGCAGGTGCAGCCTTTTTGTTGTCTCCCACGGTATTTGAGAAGCGTATATTGGACCTGTGCCGGGAGCGCGGCGTGGTTTCTGTGCCGGGTGCTTTTTCACCTTCGGAAATCAGACAGAGCTTCCTGGACGGGGCGGATATCGTGAAGATATTCCCGGCAGGCAGGCTGGGAAGCAGATATGTGTCAGACATCCAGGCGCCTCTGGGGAAAATGCCTCTGATGGTCGTGGGGGGCATCGGCACCTCAAATGTGCAGGAGTACTTTGCGGCAGGGGCATCATTTGCGGGAATCGGTTCGGGTATTTTCCTGAAAGAGGATATACTGAATGAGAATGAAGAGGGAATCCGCGGTTCCATAGCAGCCATGGAAGAGAAAATGAAGAGTATGGAGGAAAAAGAATCATGA
- a CDS encoding DUF5714 domain-containing protein, with amino-acid sequence MEEQKTGCLVCGAPLEYLQSQIEMECTYCHKKFMSNARCVNGHFICDSCHEQMGLRVIEDICRHTDSRDPVAIMKKIILSPYIYMHGPEHHVLVGSVLLAAYKNAGGELDLDAALEEMRNRGTQVPGGICGLWGTCGAAVSTGIFISLITGASPLSGKEWGLCNEMTSRSLGAIAKTGGPRCCKRDSYTAILQAVDFVGEKFGIWMERPKKTVCGLYDRNEQCLKEKCPYNPLG; translated from the coding sequence ATGGAAGAACAAAAAACGGGATGTCTGGTGTGCGGAGCGCCGCTGGAATATCTTCAGAGTCAGATTGAAATGGAATGTACCTACTGTCACAAAAAGTTTATGAGTAATGCCAGATGTGTGAACGGTCATTTTATCTGTGACAGCTGCCATGAGCAGATGGGCCTGCGTGTCATTGAAGATATATGCAGGCATACAGACAGCAGGGACCCGGTGGCAATCATGAAGAAAATCATCCTGTCCCCCTATATCTATATGCATGGACCGGAACACCATGTGCTGGTGGGATCCGTGCTTCTGGCCGCCTATAAAAATGCCGGGGGAGAACTGGATTTGGACGCTGCCCTGGAGGAGATGAGAAACAGAGGAACGCAGGTGCCGGGAGGTATCTGCGGTTTGTGGGGAACCTGCGGGGCGGCCGTGAGTACGGGCATCTTTATCAGCCTGATTACCGGGGCATCACCTTTAAGCGGAAAAGAGTGGGGGCTTTGCAATGAGATGACTTCCAGAAGCCTTGGGGCTATTGCTAAAACAGGGGGCCCCAGATGCTGTAAACGGGATTCCTACACAGCCATATTGCAGGCGGTGGATTTTGTGGGAGAGAAATTCGGGATATGGATGGAACGGCCCAAAAAGACAGTATGCGGATTGTACGACCGGAACGAACAGTGCCTGAAGGAAAAATGTCCTTACAATCCGTTGGGATAA
- a CDS encoding PTS galactitol transporter subunit IIC, translating to MQILYNIFNTILDAGAVVMLPIIITIIGLIFRVKLSKAFRSGLTIGIGFAGINLVINMMKSNLGPAAQAMVQNFGIKLDILDVGWGAIAAVTWSSPIIAILIFCILATNIVMLVLKATDTLDVDIWNYHHMAIVGIMVYFVTKNVAMGIGATVIMAIITFKLSDWTAPLVEDYFGIPGVSLPTMSALSSIIIAAPLNWLLDKIPGINKIDFEIKDAKKYLGFFGEPTIMGLVLGCIIGVLAKYSVADIMALGVNMAAVMVLIPKMTSLFMEGLMPISEAAKKFTQEKFKGRKFLIGLDAAVVVGNPDVITTSLIVIPLTILMAAVLPGNRVLPFADLAVVTFRVALVVAITRGNLFKNIIMGLVCTGAILLAGTATAPVLTQLATSVGLDLGEGMITSFAATSLTVSFLVYEAFIKRPYIFVPVLIAVMAAVWVFMNRYNKKKAVLAGGNDVAGN from the coding sequence ATGCAGATACTTTATAATATTTTCAATACGATTCTGGACGCAGGCGCAGTGGTCATGCTTCCAATCATCATAACCATCATAGGGCTTATTTTCCGCGTGAAATTATCAAAGGCATTCAGAAGCGGTCTTACCATCGGCATTGGCTTTGCGGGTATCAATCTGGTCATCAACATGATGAAGAGCAATCTGGGACCTGCCGCCCAGGCCATGGTGCAGAATTTCGGCATTAAGCTGGATATTCTGGATGTGGGCTGGGGTGCCATCGCGGCAGTTACATGGTCATCGCCCATTATCGCCATCCTTATATTTTGTATCCTGGCAACTAACATTGTCATGCTGGTACTGAAAGCCACTGATACTCTGGATGTGGATATCTGGAATTATCATCACATGGCAATCGTTGGAATCATGGTTTATTTTGTGACTAAAAATGTGGCAATGGGTATCGGCGCAACGGTTATCATGGCCATCATCACATTCAAGCTGTCAGACTGGACCGCGCCTTTGGTAGAGGATTACTTCGGCATTCCCGGCGTATCCCTTCCAACCATGTCGGCCCTTTCCTCCATCATTATCGCAGCGCCCCTTAACTGGCTTCTGGATAAGATACCCGGAATTAACAAGATTGATTTTGAAATCAAGGATGCTAAGAAATACCTGGGATTTTTTGGCGAACCCACCATCATGGGTCTGGTACTTGGCTGCATTATAGGTGTTCTGGCCAAGTATTCAGTGGCTGATATCATGGCGCTGGGCGTGAACATGGCGGCTGTCATGGTACTGATTCCCAAGATGACCTCTCTTTTCATGGAAGGACTCATGCCAATCTCAGAGGCTGCCAAAAAGTTTACCCAGGAGAAGTTTAAGGGCAGGAAATTCCTCATTGGTCTGGATGCGGCGGTTGTAGTGGGAAATCCTGATGTCATCACCACATCCCTGATAGTCATTCCGTTGACTATCCTTATGGCTGCCGTTCTTCCGGGAAACCGCGTGCTTCCCTTCGCGGATCTGGCAGTTGTGACCTTCCGTGTGGCCCTGGTGGTTGCAATCACCAGAGGAAACCTGTTTAAGAACATCATCATGGGCCTGGTATGCACAGGAGCCATTCTGCTGGCAGGTACGGCCACAGCGCCGGTTCTGACCCAGCTGGCCACTTCCGTGGGACTGGACCTGGGAGAGGGAATGATTACATCCTTTGCGGCCACCAGCCTTACGGTTAGCTTTCTGGTGTATGAGGCATTCATCAAGAGGCCGTACATCTTTGTGCCGGTGCTGATTGCTGTTATGGCAGCCGTATGGGTGTTCATGAATCGTTATAACAAGAAGAAAGCAGTTTTAGCAGGAGGAAACGATGTTGCGGGCAATTGA
- a CDS encoding PTS sugar transporter subunit IIA — protein sequence MSGIAFNESLILKFDKPMTDREVLSAMTDYLCEKGIVKDTYKQAILEREQSFPTGLKTGGINVAIPHADICHVNEAAICVAVLKTPAPFRAMDEPDNDVPVSLVIMLALTEAHGHIEMLQRIVKLIQNQEDVKHIVEAGQPDIIHKIIKQYLLEDGN from the coding sequence ATGAGCGGCATTGCGTTTAATGAATCATTGATTCTGAAATTTGACAAACCCATGACGGACCGGGAGGTTTTGTCCGCCATGACAGATTATCTTTGTGAAAAGGGCATTGTAAAGGATACATATAAGCAGGCCATCCTGGAGCGGGAGCAGTCCTTCCCCACAGGACTTAAGACAGGGGGAATCAATGTGGCCATTCCCCATGCGGATATCTGCCATGTCAATGAGGCGGCCATCTGTGTGGCCGTGCTTAAGACACCGGCTCCATTCAGGGCTATGGATGAGCCTGACAATGACGTACCGGTAAGCCTGGTCATCATGCTGGCCCTCACAGAGGCCCACGGACATATTGAAATGCTTCAGAGAATCGTGAAGCTGATTCAGAACCAGGAGGATGTGAAACACATAGTGGAGGCGGGACAGCCTGACATCATCCATAAAATCATCAAGCAGTACCTGCTGGAAGATGGGAACTAA
- the ilvD gene encoding dihydroxy-acid dehydratase: MLRAIDKLEPFQKAISKAHLASAGVSIDSLDHKPLIAIANSWNEICPGHEPLKQLAEEVKKGILEAGGEPIEFNTVAMCDGIAQGHSGMRYCLPHREIITDSIEAMVVGEGVFDGVVYMGSCDKIVPGMLNAAARIDLPSVIVTAGPCYAQIKPNESKELRQQFLRGEITERQLIEGTLKYYTGPGICPFLGTANTMGALCESLGMMLPGGSLIPSSTSMRRFNARESGRAVMKMVEMQIRPSQIMTREALKNTITLLSAIGGSLNALIHLPALAAELGISLDWDDFSKITTTTPVLCSIVPNGNRTVVDLHCAGGIPAVMKELESVMNKDVLTVTGETLGQILERTPQGDREVIKSMDEPVSRADGIQVLYGNLAPQGALVKTSAVPTEVRRFKGTARVFEGEDECYAAFRAKEIKEGDAVIVRYEGPKGGPGMKELHRITEIIKCIPNTAVITDGRFSGASGGLSIGYLCPEAADGGPIALVRDGDRITVDLYKDYLHLEVSDEELEARRREWKAVTRPREKGLLGRYARLVNTARSGAALNRE, from the coding sequence ATGTTGCGGGCAATTGATAAATTGGAGCCGTTCCAGAAAGCCATATCCAAGGCCCATCTGGCATCGGCAGGTGTTTCTATTGACTCCCTGGACCACAAGCCTCTCATTGCCATTGCCAACAGCTGGAATGAGATATGTCCCGGGCACGAGCCTTTAAAACAGCTGGCTGAGGAGGTAAAGAAGGGAATACTGGAAGCCGGCGGCGAGCCCATTGAGTTCAACACGGTAGCCATGTGTGACGGCATTGCCCAGGGGCATTCCGGTATGCGTTACTGCCTGCCCCACAGGGAAATTATCACGGATTCCATCGAGGCCATGGTGGTGGGAGAGGGCGTGTTTGACGGAGTGGTGTACATGGGCTCCTGTGATAAAATTGTGCCGGGAATGCTGAACGCGGCGGCACGGATTGACCTGCCGTCAGTCATTGTCACAGCCGGTCCCTGCTATGCCCAGATAAAGCCCAATGAGTCAAAGGAGCTGCGCCAGCAGTTCCTGCGGGGCGAGATAACAGAGCGTCAGCTGATTGAGGGGACGCTTAAGTATTACACAGGGCCCGGAATCTGCCCCTTCCTGGGGACAGCCAATACCATGGGCGCCCTCTGTGAGTCCCTGGGAATGATGCTGCCGGGAGGAAGCCTGATTCCTTCCAGCACCAGCATGCGCCGTTTCAACGCAAGGGAATCAGGGCGGGCCGTGATGAAGATGGTGGAGATGCAGATTCGTCCCAGCCAGATTATGACGCGGGAGGCGCTTAAGAATACCATCACCCTTCTTTCCGCTATCGGAGGGTCCCTGAATGCCCTGATTCATCTTCCGGCGCTGGCGGCAGAGCTGGGGATTTCCCTGGACTGGGATGATTTTTCAAAGATTACCACCACCACGCCGGTACTGTGTTCCATTGTACCCAACGGAAACAGGACCGTGGTAGACCTGCACTGCGCAGGCGGAATACCGGCCGTGATGAAAGAGCTGGAGTCTGTGATGAACAAGGATGTGCTGACTGTGACAGGGGAAACGCTGGGGCAGATTCTGGAGCGTACGCCTCAGGGAGACAGGGAAGTGATAAAGTCTATGGACGAGCCTGTATCCAGGGCGGACGGAATCCAGGTGCTCTATGGCAATCTGGCGCCTCAGGGAGCCCTGGTAAAGACATCGGCAGTTCCCACGGAGGTGCGCCGCTTTAAGGGCACGGCCAGGGTATTTGAGGGCGAGGATGAGTGTTATGCCGCTTTCCGTGCAAAGGAGATAAAGGAAGGCGACGCCGTCATCGTACGCTATGAAGGACCTAAGGGAGGTCCGGGAATGAAGGAGCTGCACCGGATTACGGAAATCATCAAGTGCATTCCCAACACAGCGGTTATCACCGACGGCCGTTTCTCAGGGGCCAGCGGAGGCTTAAGCATTGGCTATCTGTGCCCTGAGGCAGCGGATGGAGGTCCTATTGCCCTGGTAAGGGATGGGGACAGGATAACCGTGGATTTGTATAAGGATTATCTGCATCTGGAGGTCAGCGACGAGGAGCTGGAAGCCAGACGCAGAGAATGGAAGGCAGTCACACGTCCAAGGGAAAAGGGCCTTCTCGGCCGGTACGCCCGCCTGGTGAACACAGCCAGGTCAGGCGCTGCCCTGAACAGGGAGTAG